The following proteins are co-located in the Pseudomonas antarctica genome:
- a CDS encoding MASE1 domain-containing protein — MTIPTVLQRSGVLLLWAVTYYVTGVMSLAFEDPVSQMAIIWFPAGISVSAFLSSRRAHWPMLFAVFLVARVLLDEHGWQHLPAAVALSAMALAGSVTIAWLVRRFARRGDELHAILLWLLATVGVCCVLALIRKGWLMLAGEVSPHTFMTNWMSGMSGVFFSTVVVMNVLNSNLRDFPARTRTRLAGGVWLLLLALNTWYVFGASPLWLINRLGSDAGAAAYFILACLPIALTLAVCITWRSPGGSIALLVLGGIVVNFTDQKTGPFYVHGLLEGEPLLLAQSYLSITALLVLVIRLMRQSAQPYDLETGRLAGSGVMYQLHPGTGEILWDDNLETLLDVSAQPLRTVQQVLERVHPEDRDRLKRHWSPETHTRAASLAFRIDKGNGEWLTLYDQSPGALRDAHGQVIVGNWQSGRYS, encoded by the coding sequence ATGACGATACCGACAGTCTTACAGCGCAGCGGCGTCCTCCTCCTGTGGGCGGTGACCTACTACGTGACCGGCGTCATGTCGCTGGCCTTTGAAGATCCCGTCTCGCAGATGGCGATTATCTGGTTCCCGGCGGGTATTTCCGTGTCGGCGTTCCTCAGCTCGCGACGCGCTCACTGGCCGATGTTGTTTGCGGTGTTTCTGGTCGCACGGGTGCTGCTGGATGAGCATGGCTGGCAACATCTGCCGGCCGCCGTGGCGCTTTCAGCGATGGCACTGGCAGGCTCTGTTACGATTGCCTGGCTGGTTCGGCGCTTCGCTCGGCGCGGCGACGAACTGCATGCCATTTTGCTGTGGTTGCTGGCAACCGTGGGCGTTTGCTGCGTCCTGGCATTGATCAGGAAAGGCTGGCTGATGCTGGCCGGGGAAGTATCACCGCACACGTTCATGACCAACTGGATGTCCGGCATGAGCGGCGTGTTCTTCTCAACCGTCGTGGTGATGAATGTACTGAACAGCAACCTGCGCGACTTTCCTGCGCGCACGCGCACGAGACTGGCCGGCGGGGTATGGTTGCTGCTGCTGGCATTGAACACCTGGTACGTTTTCGGGGCGTCCCCGCTCTGGCTCATCAACAGGCTGGGCTCCGACGCGGGCGCAGCGGCGTATTTCATCCTGGCCTGCCTGCCCATCGCCCTTACGCTCGCCGTTTGCATAACGTGGCGCAGCCCTGGCGGCTCGATCGCGCTACTGGTGCTGGGCGGTATCGTGGTCAATTTCACCGACCAGAAGACCGGGCCGTTTTATGTGCACGGCCTGCTGGAAGGCGAGCCCTTGCTGCTTGCGCAAAGCTACCTGTCCATCACGGCATTACTGGTGTTGGTAATACGCTTGATGAGGCAATCCGCTCAACCTTATGACCTGGAAACCGGGCGCTTGGCGGGCAGCGGTGTGATGTACCAACTGCACCCGGGAACCGGGGAAATTCTCTGGGACGACAACCTTGAAACGCTGCTGGACGTGAGTGCCCAGCCCCTGCGCACCGTGCAGCAGGTCCTGGAGCGTGTACACCCAGAGGACCGCGACAGACTCAAACGCCACTGGTCGCCGGAAACCCATACCCGCGCCGCGTCATTGGCCTTTCGCATCGACAAGGGCAATGGTGAATGGCTGACCCTGTATGACCAAAGCCCCGGCGCCCTGCGTGATGCCCATGGCCAAGTGATTGTCGGCAACTGGCAAAGCGGCCGCTACTCCTGA
- the hisB gene encoding imidazoleglycerol-phosphate dehydratase HisB codes for MAERKASVERDTLETQIKASINLDGTGKARFDIGVPFLEHMLDQIARHGLIDLDIVSKGDLHIDDHHTVEDVGITLGQAFAKAIGDKKGIRRYGHAYVPLDEALSRVVIDFSGRPGLQMHVPYTRATVGGFDVDLFQEFFQGFVNHALVSLHIDNLRGTNTHHQIETVFKAFGRALRMAVELDDRMAGQMPSTKGVL; via the coding sequence ATGGCCGAACGTAAGGCGTCCGTCGAGCGCGACACTCTGGAAACCCAGATCAAAGCCTCGATTAACCTGGATGGCACCGGAAAGGCCCGATTTGATATCGGTGTACCTTTTCTTGAGCACATGCTGGACCAGATCGCCCGTCATGGGCTGATCGACCTGGATATCGTCAGCAAGGGCGACCTGCATATCGACGACCACCACACGGTGGAAGACGTAGGCATCACCCTCGGCCAGGCGTTTGCCAAGGCCATCGGCGACAAAAAAGGCATCCGTCGCTACGGCCACGCCTATGTCCCGCTGGACGAAGCGCTGTCGCGTGTGGTCATCGACTTCTCCGGCCGCCCAGGCCTGCAGATGCACGTGCCCTACACCCGCGCCACCGTGGGCGGCTTCGACGTCGACCTGTTCCAGGAATTCTTCCAGGGCTTCGTCAACCACGCACTGGTCAGCCTGCACATCGACAACCTGCGCGGCACCAACACCCACCACCAGATCGAAACCGTGTTCAAGGCTTTCGGCCGCGCGCTGCGCATGGCTGTAGAGCTCGATGACCGCATGGCCGGTCAGATGCCCTCGACCAAAGGCGTTCTGTAA
- the hisH gene encoding imidazole glycerol phosphate synthase subunit HisH, which translates to MQTVAVIDYGMGNLHSVAKALEHVGAGKVLITSDASVIREADRVVFPGVGAIRDCMAEIRRLGFDSLVREVSQDRPFLGICVGMQALLDSSEENGGVDCIGLFPGQVKFFGKDLHEDGEHLKVPHMGWNEVRRTVDHPLWHEIPDMARFYFVHSYYIAAGNPRQVVGGGHYGVDFAAALAEGSRFAVQFHPEKSHTHGLQLLQNFAAWDGRW; encoded by the coding sequence ATGCAGACGGTCGCGGTTATCGACTACGGCATGGGTAACCTGCACTCGGTGGCCAAGGCCCTCGAGCACGTAGGTGCCGGCAAGGTGCTGATCACCAGCGATGCCAGCGTGATTCGCGAAGCCGACCGGGTGGTGTTTCCGGGCGTCGGCGCGATTCGCGATTGCATGGCCGAGATCCGCCGCCTGGGCTTTGACAGCCTGGTGCGCGAAGTCAGCCAGGACCGCCCGTTCCTCGGCATCTGCGTGGGCATGCAAGCCCTGCTCGACAGCAGTGAAGAGAACGGCGGCGTTGACTGCATCGGCCTGTTTCCCGGCCAGGTGAAGTTCTTCGGCAAAGACCTGCATGAAGACGGCGAGCATTTGAAAGTCCCGCACATGGGCTGGAACGAAGTGCGCCGCACCGTGGACCACCCGCTGTGGCACGAAATCCCGGACATGGCGCGTTTTTACTTTGTGCACAGTTACTACATCGCCGCCGGTAACCCGCGCCAGGTGGTGGGTGGCGGGCACTACGGCGTCGACTTCGCCGCGGCGCTGGCCGAAGGTTCGCGCTTTGCCGTGCAGTTCCACCCGGAGAAGAGCCATACCCATGGCCTGCAATTGCTGCAGAACTTCGCCGCGTGGGATGGCCGCTGGTAA
- a CDS encoding DUF2164 domain-containing protein, whose amino-acid sequence MAKQPKVPILNLTPEQEREATFKIKRFMEDRFELKLGSFEVAELLELFTTEVAPHYYNRAIFDTQTLLKERFESIESDLWALEKSS is encoded by the coding sequence ATGGCCAAGCAGCCCAAGGTGCCGATCTTGAACCTCACGCCCGAGCAGGAGCGTGAGGCTACCTTCAAGATCAAGCGTTTCATGGAGGACCGTTTCGAGCTCAAGCTGGGCTCGTTCGAGGTCGCCGAGCTTCTTGAACTGTTCACCACCGAAGTTGCGCCGCACTATTACAACAGGGCGATTTTCGACACGCAGACGCTCCTTAAAGAAAGGTTCGAAAGCATCGAAAGCGACCTGTGGGCTTTAGAAAAAAGCAGCTGA
- the hisA gene encoding 1-(5-phosphoribosyl)-5-[(5-phosphoribosylamino)methylideneamino]imidazole-4-carboxamide isomerase has product MLIIPAIDLKDGACVRLRQGRMEDSTVFSDDPVSMAAKWVEGGCRRLHLVDLNGAFEGQPVNGEVVTAIAKRYPNLPIQIGGGIRSLETIEHYVKAGVSYVIIGTKAVKDPAFVAEACRAFPGKVIVGLDAKDGFVATDGWAEISTVQVIDLAKQFEADGVSAIVYTDIAKDGMMQGCNVPFTAALAAATRIPVIASGGIHNLGDIKSLLDAKAPGIIGAITGRAIYEGTLDVAEAQAFCDGYAASSKS; this is encoded by the coding sequence ATGCTCATTATCCCCGCTATCGATCTCAAGGACGGCGCTTGTGTCCGCCTGCGCCAAGGCCGCATGGAAGATTCCACCGTGTTCTCCGACGACCCGGTGAGCATGGCTGCCAAATGGGTGGAAGGGGGCTGCCGTCGTCTGCATCTGGTGGACTTGAACGGCGCCTTCGAAGGCCAGCCGGTCAATGGCGAAGTGGTCACTGCCATCGCCAAGCGCTACCCGAACCTGCCAATCCAGATCGGTGGCGGTATCCGCTCCCTGGAAACCATCGAGCACTACGTCAAGGCCGGCGTGAGCTACGTGATCATCGGCACCAAGGCCGTGAAAGACCCGGCGTTCGTCGCTGAGGCCTGCCGCGCGTTCCCGGGTAAAGTGATCGTGGGCCTGGACGCTAAAGACGGTTTCGTCGCCACCGACGGCTGGGCTGAAATCAGCACTGTCCAGGTGATCGACCTGGCCAAGCAGTTCGAAGCTGACGGCGTGTCCGCCATCGTTTATACCGACATCGCCAAAGACGGCATGATGCAGGGCTGCAACGTACCGTTCACGGCTGCGTTGGCTGCGGCCACCAGGATTCCGGTTATCGCTTCCGGTGGCATTCACAACCTGGGCGACATCAAGTCGCTGCTGGACGCCAAGGCCCCCGGCATCATCGGCGCTATCACAGGCCGCGCGATTTATGAGGGCACGCTGGATGTGGCCGAAGCCCAAGCGTTTTGTGATGGCTACGCGGCCAGCTCCAAGTCGTAA
- the hisF gene encoding imidazole glycerol phosphate synthase subunit HisF, protein MALARRIIPCLDVDNGRVVKGVKFENIRDAGDPVEIARRYDEQGADEITFLDITASVDGRDTTLHTVERMASQVFIPLTVGGGVRTVQDIRNLLNAGADKVSINTAAVFNPEFVGEAAQHFGSQCIVVAIDAKKVSGPGETPRWEIFTHGGRKPTGLDAVEWAMKMEGLGAGEILLTSMDQDGMKNGFDLGVTRAISDALGIPVIASGGVGNLQHLADGVIEGHASAVLAASIFHFGEYTVPEAKAYMAARGIVVR, encoded by the coding sequence ATGGCTTTAGCCAGACGCATCATCCCTTGCCTGGACGTCGACAACGGTCGCGTGGTCAAGGGCGTCAAGTTCGAGAACATCCGCGATGCCGGCGACCCGGTGGAAATCGCCCGTCGTTATGATGAGCAAGGTGCCGACGAGATTACCTTTCTCGACATCACCGCCAGCGTCGACGGCCGCGACACCACGCTGCATACCGTCGAGCGCATGGCCAGCCAGGTGTTTATCCCACTGACCGTCGGCGGTGGCGTGCGCACCGTGCAAGACATCCGCAACCTGCTCAACGCCGGCGCGGACAAGGTCTCGATCAACACCGCTGCCGTGTTCAACCCGGAGTTCGTCGGCGAGGCCGCGCAGCACTTCGGCTCGCAGTGCATCGTGGTCGCTATCGACGCCAAAAAAGTCTCTGGCCCGGGCGAAACCCCGCGCTGGGAGATTTTCACCCATGGCGGTCGCAAGCCGACCGGCCTGGACGCGGTGGAATGGGCGATGAAGATGGAAGGCCTGGGCGCCGGTGAAATCCTGCTGACCAGCATGGACCAGGACGGCATGAAAAACGGCTTCGACCTGGGTGTGACCCGCGCCATCAGTGATGCACTGGGTATCCCGGTGATCGCGTCCGGCGGCGTCGGCAACCTGCAGCACCTGGCCGACGGCGTGATCGAAGGTCACGCCAGCGCGGTGCTGGCAGCGAGCATTTTCCACTTTGGCGAATACACCGTTCCCGAGGCCAAGGCCTACATGGCGGCGCGCGGTATCGTCGTTCGCTAA
- a CDS encoding substrate-binding periplasmic protein, with the protein MFKTLLLALASTSVLIAGAAHAEEPSDASLVLLTENFPPYNMAKNGKNFAKDENIEGIAVDVVRETFKRAGISYNLTLRFPWERIYKLALEKPGYGVFVMARLPDREALFKWVGPIGPDDWVMLAKADSKIQLDDLEHARRYKIGAYKGDAIAESLEKQGLNPLVVLRDQDNAKKLMDGQIDLWATGDPAGRYLARQVGVTGLKTVLRFNSAQLYLALNKDVPDELVAKLQAALDQLRKDGVVDEIMARYL; encoded by the coding sequence ATGTTCAAGACCCTGCTGCTCGCTCTCGCCAGTACCTCCGTGCTCATCGCCGGTGCTGCCCACGCCGAAGAACCGTCCGACGCCTCCCTGGTGTTGCTGACGGAAAATTTCCCGCCTTACAACATGGCGAAAAACGGCAAGAACTTCGCCAAAGACGAGAACATCGAAGGCATCGCTGTGGACGTGGTGCGGGAGACTTTCAAGCGCGCCGGCATTTCCTACAACCTCACCCTGCGCTTTCCTTGGGAGCGAATCTACAAACTCGCCCTGGAAAAGCCTGGCTACGGCGTCTTCGTCATGGCCCGCCTACCGGACCGGGAAGCCCTGTTCAAATGGGTCGGCCCTATCGGCCCGGACGATTGGGTGATGCTGGCCAAGGCCGACAGCAAGATTCAACTGGACGACCTCGAGCACGCGCGCCGCTACAAGATCGGCGCATACAAGGGCGATGCCATTGCCGAGTCCCTGGAAAAGCAGGGTCTCAACCCACTGGTGGTGTTACGCGACCAGGACAACGCGAAAAAGCTCATGGACGGCCAGATCGACCTGTGGGCCACCGGCGACCCGGCCGGGCGTTATTTGGCGCGCCAGGTGGGTGTGACGGGGTTGAAGACGGTCCTGCGCTTCAACAGCGCCCAGCTCTACCTCGCGCTGAACAAGGATGTACCGGACGAGTTGGTGGCCAAGCTTCAGGCTGCGCTGGACCAACTGCGTAAAGATGGCGTGGTTGATGAGATCATGGCCCGTTACCTGTAA
- a CDS encoding divergent polysaccharide deacetylase family protein, translating to MRFALIIAVLCSLAGVAHATPAEEPRKAYLTLIIDDLGQNLPRDRRVLALPGPVTTAIMPDTPHAAEFAREAHKAGKIVILHMPMDPATGPFAWHPDLPIEELGKRLDAAFKAVPYTAGINNHMGSRMTAQPAAMAWLMAELQRRNKFFVDSRTSAQTVAAAEAQKIGLAHVSRDVFLDDERTEAAITTQLQTAIKLAHKQGSAVMIGHPYPQTLAVLERELPKLKAQGVDWIDIKLMISVRSNQAMSAHGKNGIYR from the coding sequence ATGCGTTTTGCCCTGATCATCGCTGTGCTGTGCAGCCTGGCCGGAGTCGCCCATGCGACTCCGGCCGAAGAGCCTCGCAAAGCCTACCTGACCCTCATCATCGACGACCTGGGGCAAAACCTGCCCCGGGATCGTCGCGTGCTGGCCCTGCCCGGGCCGGTGACCACGGCGATCATGCCCGACACACCCCACGCCGCCGAATTCGCTCGCGAGGCGCACAAGGCCGGCAAAATCGTGATCCTGCACATGCCCATGGACCCGGCCACCGGCCCATTTGCCTGGCACCCTGACCTGCCCATCGAAGAACTCGGCAAGCGCCTGGACGCCGCCTTCAAGGCCGTGCCTTACACCGCCGGCATCAACAACCACATGGGCAGCCGCATGACCGCCCAGCCGGCCGCCATGGCCTGGCTGATGGCCGAGCTGCAACGGCGTAACAAGTTCTTTGTGGACAGCCGCACCAGCGCACAAACCGTCGCGGCCGCCGAAGCACAGAAGATTGGCCTGGCCCATGTCTCGCGGGATGTATTCCTCGATGACGAACGCACCGAAGCGGCGATTACCACGCAGCTGCAAACCGCGATCAAGCTGGCGCACAAACAGGGTTCAGCGGTGATGATCGGCCATCCTTATCCACAGACCCTGGCCGTGCTTGAGCGCGAGTTGCCCAAGCTCAAGGCCCAAGGCGTCGACTGGATTGATATCAAGTTGATGATCAGCGTACGCAGCAACCAGGCCATGAGTGCCCACGGTAAAAACGGCATCTACCGCTAG
- a CDS encoding S41 family peptidase — MLHLSRLTSLALTIALVIGAPLAFADQAAPAAQAATAATTKAPLPLDELRTFAEVMDRIKAAYVEPVDDKTLLENAIKGMLSNLDPHSAYLGPEDFAELQESTSGEFGGLGIEVGSEDGQIKVVSPIDDTPASKAGIQAGDLIVKINGQPTRGQSMTEAVDKMRGKLGQKITLTLVRDGGNPFDVTLARATITVKSVKSQLLESGYGYIRITQFQVKTGDEVAKALAKLRKDNGKKLNGIVLDLRNNPGGVLQSAVEVVDHFITKGLIVYTKGRIANSELRFSATGNDLSENVPLAVLINGGSASASEIVAGALQDQKRGVLMGTTSFGKGSVQTVLPLNNDRALKITTALYYTPNGRSIQAQGIVPDIEVRKAKITNEIDSEYYKEADLQGHLGNGNGGADQPTGSGAKAKPMPQDDDYQLAQALSLLKGLSITRSR; from the coding sequence ATGCTGCATTTGTCCCGCCTCACTTCGCTGGCCCTGACGATCGCCCTGGTGATCGGCGCGCCTCTGGCTTTTGCCGACCAGGCTGCACCGGCTGCACAAGCTGCCACAGCCGCGACCACCAAGGCGCCGCTGCCGCTGGACGAGCTGCGCACCTTTGCCGAGGTCATGGACCGGATCAAGGCAGCCTATGTCGAACCCGTAGACGACAAGACCCTGCTGGAAAATGCCATCAAGGGCATGCTCAGCAACCTCGACCCGCACTCCGCTTACCTGGGCCCGGAAGATTTCGCCGAGCTGCAGGAAAGCACCAGCGGTGAGTTCGGCGGCCTGGGCATCGAAGTCGGCTCTGAAGACGGCCAGATCAAAGTGGTCTCGCCGATCGACGACACCCCGGCGTCCAAGGCCGGCATCCAGGCCGGCGACTTGATCGTGAAGATCAACGGCCAGCCGACCCGTGGCCAGAGCATGACCGAAGCCGTCGACAAGATGCGCGGCAAGCTCGGCCAGAAAATCACCCTGACCCTGGTGCGCGATGGCGGCAACCCGTTTGACGTGACCCTGGCCCGCGCGACCATCACGGTCAAAAGCGTGAAGAGCCAGCTGCTGGAGTCGGGCTACGGCTATATCCGTATCACCCAGTTTCAGGTCAAGACCGGCGACGAAGTGGCCAAGGCCCTGGCCAAGCTGCGTAAAGACAACGGCAAGAAGCTCAACGGCATCGTCCTCGACCTGCGTAACAACCCGGGCGGCGTGCTGCAGTCTGCGGTGGAAGTGGTCGACCACTTCATCACCAAAGGCCTGATCGTCTACACCAAGGGCCGTATCGCCAACTCCGAACTGCGCTTCTCGGCCACCGGCAACGACCTCAGCGAAAACGTGCCGCTGGCTGTGCTGATCAACGGCGGCAGCGCCTCGGCGTCGGAAATCGTCGCCGGCGCCCTGCAAGACCAGAAGCGCGGCGTGCTGATGGGCACCACCAGTTTCGGCAAAGGCTCGGTGCAAACCGTGTTGCCGCTGAACAACGATCGCGCATTGAAGATCACCACGGCGCTGTACTACACGCCGAACGGTCGCTCGATCCAGGCCCAGGGCATTGTGCCGGACATCGAAGTACGCAAAGCCAAGATCACCAACGAGATCGACAGCGAGTACTACAAAGAGGCGGACCTGCAAGGTCACCTGGGCAATGGCAACGGCGGCGCCGACCAGCCGACCGGCAGCGGCGCCAAAGCCAAGCCAATGCCACAGGACGATGATTACCAACTGGCCCAGGCACTGAGCCTGCTTAAAGGCCTGAGCATTACGCGCAGCCGTTGA
- a CDS encoding murein hydrolase activator EnvC family protein, with translation MLRALITLALVCLLQPAFADERAQTQQQLDATRQDITELKKLLGKLQEEKSGVQKDLRGTETEMGKLEKQVQELQKELKKSESELERLDAEKKKLQSARVEQQRLIAIQARAAYQSGRQEYLKLLLNQQNPEKFARTLTYYDYLSKARLAQLKGFNETLRQLANVEQEIADQQSQLLDQKTALDTQRDQLDKVRKERQQALAKLNDDVKARDAKLQAREQDQADLGKVLKTIEETLARQAREAEEARQKALIAQQEAEKKRQREAELAATSDAPAPRKPAHAAPGPVVSSSGESFGGPFASARGKLPWPVDGRLLARFGETRGDDTRAKWDGVMISAAAGSQVHAVHGGRVVFADWLRGAGLLVILDHGNGYLSLYGHNQTLLKSAGDVVKAGESISTVGNSGGQDTPALYFAIRQQGRPSDPAQWCRSQG, from the coding sequence ATGCTTCGCGCCTTGATTACCCTCGCTCTAGTCTGCCTGCTCCAACCGGCGTTTGCCGATGAGCGCGCACAAACCCAACAACAGTTGGACGCTACGCGTCAGGACATTACCGAGCTTAAAAAGCTGCTCGGCAAGCTCCAGGAAGAGAAATCCGGGGTGCAGAAAGACCTGCGCGGCACGGAAACCGAGATGGGCAAGCTGGAGAAGCAGGTCCAGGAGCTACAAAAAGAATTAAAGAAGAGCGAGTCGGAACTGGAGCGACTCGACGCTGAGAAAAAAAAACTCCAGAGCGCACGCGTTGAACAGCAACGCCTGATCGCGATCCAGGCCCGCGCCGCTTACCAGAGCGGCCGCCAGGAATACCTCAAGCTGCTGCTCAACCAGCAGAACCCGGAAAAATTCGCGCGCACACTCACCTATTACGACTACCTGAGCAAGGCGCGCCTGGCGCAATTGAAGGGTTTTAACGAAACCCTGCGGCAACTGGCCAACGTCGAACAGGAAATAGCCGACCAGCAGTCGCAATTGCTCGACCAGAAGACCGCCCTCGATACCCAGCGCGATCAGTTGGACAAAGTGCGCAAGGAACGCCAGCAGGCCCTGGCCAAGCTTAATGACGATGTAAAAGCCCGCGACGCCAAGCTGCAAGCCCGCGAGCAAGACCAGGCCGACCTGGGCAAAGTCCTCAAAACCATCGAAGAAACCCTGGCCCGCCAGGCACGTGAGGCCGAAGAAGCGCGGCAAAAAGCGCTGATTGCCCAGCAGGAAGCGGAAAAAAAGCGCCAGCGTGAGGCCGAGCTGGCCGCCACGAGCGACGCGCCAGCGCCGCGTAAACCGGCGCATGCAGCCCCTGGCCCAGTGGTTTCCAGCAGCGGCGAGTCTTTCGGCGGACCTTTTGCTTCAGCCCGTGGAAAACTTCCATGGCCTGTTGATGGTCGACTACTGGCACGCTTCGGTGAAACCCGTGGCGATGACACCCGCGCCAAGTGGGATGGCGTGATGATCAGTGCTGCCGCCGGTAGCCAGGTCCACGCCGTCCACGGTGGGCGTGTGGTGTTTGCCGATTGGTTGCGAGGCGCCGGTTTGCTGGTGATTCTTGACCACGGTAATGGCTATTTGAGCCTTTACGGCCACAATCAGACTTTACTCAAGTCGGCAGGTGATGTTGTAAAAGCCGGTGAATCCATCTCCACTGTCGGTAACAGTGGCGGCCAGGACACTCCGGCGCTGTACTTCGCTATTCGTCAGCAGGGCCGCCCGAGCGACCCTGCACAATGGTGCCGTTCCCAAGGATAG
- the gpmI gene encoding 2,3-bisphosphoglycerate-independent phosphoglycerate mutase, translating to MTTTPKPLVLIILDGFGHSESHHDNAVYSANKPVLDRLTATVPNGLISGSGMDVGLPDGQMGNSEVGHMNLGAGRVVYQDFTRVTKSIRDGEFFENPTICAAVDKAVAAGKAVHFMGLLSDGGVHSHQDHLVAMAELAFKRGADKIYLHAFLDGRDTPPKSAQSSIELLDATFAALGKGRIASLVGRYFAMDRDNRWDRVSQAYNLIVDGQAEFNAATAQEGLEAAYARGESDEFVKATTLGEPVKVEDGDAVVFMNFRADRARELSHVFVDAGFKDFERARQPKVEFVMLTQYAANIPAPAAFAPGSLENVLGDYLAKNGKTQLRIAETEKYAHVTFFFSGGREEPFPGEERILIPSPKVATYDLQPEMSAPEVTDKIVDAIEHQRYDVIVVNYANGDMVGHSGNLQAAVKAVECLDLCVGRIVDALEKVGGEALITADHGNCEQMSDESTGQAHTAHTTEPVPFIYVGKRDFNVRRGGVLADVAPTMLMLMGLEKPKEMTGTSILV from the coding sequence ATGACTACTACGCCTAAACCTTTGGTCCTGATAATTCTCGATGGCTTCGGACACAGTGAAAGCCACCACGACAACGCCGTGTACTCGGCCAACAAGCCGGTCCTGGACCGCCTGACCGCCACCGTACCCAACGGCCTGATCTCCGGTTCCGGCATGGACGTGGGTCTGCCGGACGGCCAGATGGGTAACTCGGAAGTCGGCCACATGAACCTCGGCGCCGGACGAGTGGTATACCAAGACTTCACACGCGTGACCAAATCGATCCGCGACGGCGAGTTCTTCGAGAACCCGACCATCTGCGCGGCGGTGGATAAGGCAGTCGCAGCCGGCAAGGCCGTGCACTTCATGGGCCTGTTGTCCGACGGCGGCGTTCACAGCCACCAGGACCACCTGGTCGCCATGGCCGAGCTGGCCTTCAAGCGCGGCGCCGACAAGATTTACCTGCACGCCTTCCTCGACGGCCGCGACACCCCGCCCAAAAGCGCGCAATCGTCCATCGAACTGCTCGACGCCACCTTCGCCGCACTCGGCAAGGGCCGTATCGCCAGCCTGGTCGGCCGTTACTTCGCCATGGACCGCGACAACCGTTGGGACCGCGTCTCCCAGGCTTACAACCTGATCGTCGACGGCCAGGCCGAATTCAACGCCGCCACCGCCCAGGAAGGCCTGGAAGCCGCCTACGCGCGTGGCGAGAGCGATGAGTTCGTCAAAGCCACCACCCTCGGCGAGCCGGTCAAGGTCGAAGACGGCGATGCCGTGGTGTTCATGAACTTCCGCGCCGACCGTGCCCGCGAACTGAGCCACGTGTTCGTCGATGCCGGCTTCAAAGACTTCGAGCGCGCCCGCCAGCCGAAGGTCGAGTTCGTCATGCTCACCCAATACGCCGCCAATATCCCGGCCCCGGCGGCTTTTGCCCCGGGTAGCCTGGAAAACGTGCTGGGCGATTACCTGGCGAAAAACGGCAAGACCCAGCTGCGCATCGCCGAAACCGAGAAATACGCCCACGTGACCTTCTTCTTTTCCGGCGGCCGTGAAGAACCGTTCCCGGGCGAAGAGCGCATCCTGATCCCATCGCCAAAAGTCGCCACCTACGACCTGCAGCCGGAAATGAGCGCGCCGGAAGTCACCGACAAGATCGTCGATGCCATCGAACACCAGCGTTACGACGTGATCGTGGTCAACTACGCCAACGGCGACATGGTCGGCCACAGTGGCAATCTGCAAGCGGCTGTAAAAGCAGTGGAATGCCTGGACCTGTGTGTCGGCCGTATCGTCGACGCCCTGGAGAAAGTCGGCGGCGAGGCACTGATCACCGCCGACCACGGCAACTGCGAGCAGATGTCCGACGAATCCACCGGCCAGGCCCATACCGCCCACACCACCGAGCCGGTGCCGTTCATCTACGTTGGCAAGCGCGACTTCAACGTGCGGCGCGGCGGCGTGCTGGCAGATGTGGCGCCAACCATGTTGATGCTCATGGGGCTGGAGAAGCCGAAAGAGATGACCGGCACCTCAATCCTCGTCTGA
- a CDS encoding rhodanese-like domain-containing protein has protein sequence MVDHLIAFATAHYLLAGAFVILLALLIAHEMSRGGRSLSTSELTALVNKDEAVVVDIRPVKDFAAGHIVGALNIPQDKLIARLAELEKYKAKTIILVDAQGQHAGTHAREMLKAGFTAAKLSGGIGSWKADNLPLVK, from the coding sequence ATGGTTGATCACCTGATTGCATTTGCCACTGCCCACTACCTGCTCGCGGGTGCCTTCGTCATCCTGCTGGCGCTGCTGATCGCTCATGAAATGAGCCGCGGTGGCCGCAGCCTGAGCACGTCGGAGCTGACCGCGCTGGTCAACAAGGATGAGGCCGTTGTCGTGGATATTCGCCCGGTCAAGGATTTCGCTGCCGGTCATATCGTCGGCGCACTGAACATTCCACAGGACAAGCTGATCGCACGCCTGGCCGAGCTGGAAAAATACAAAGCCAAGACCATTATTCTGGTCGACGCCCAAGGCCAGCACGCCGGCACCCACGCCCGCGAGATGCTCAAGGCCGGTTTCACCGCCGCCAAACTGTCCGGTGGTATCGGCAGCTGGAAGGCCGATAACCTGCCGCTGGTGAAGTGA